From the genome of Agromyces intestinalis:
AGGCCGGCGCGAGATCTCGAGGTGCGGCCGGCACCGCCGAGTTCGAGCACGACGGTCACGTCGACGCGGTGGTCGGGCAGCCGCCGCCCGAGGAATGCGAACGGCTCGAGGTCGGATGGCCCGGCCGGCGTCGCCCGGAGGCGCACGTTGCTCGGTCGCTCGCCGAGTGCTGCGAACGCCGTCGGCAGCATGCCGACACCGGTCCACGCGAGGTCGAGGTCGGCCGCGTCGAAGTCGTCGACGAGTTCGGTCGGCCACGGCGCCTGGTCGGGTACGCCGTCGACCTCGACCTCGAGCTGCACCCGCCCGACACCGGGAGCGAACAGCGGCCGGCCTCCTTCCCAGTCGACAGGCACGAGATGGGTCTGCCGGCCGAGCAGCCCGTTCACGCCACCGCCCTGGTCGTCGATGAGCAGCTGCGTGCCGAGCACGGTCGCCCAGGTGCGCCCCGCGCCGTCGTCGACGAGGTCGGCATGGCCGACGTTCGCGATCGGCGCCCGGTCGCCGAGGTCGCGATGGCTGAGCCTCGGGTTGCCGGGGTCGCCGGTGTACGGCCCGGTGATTTCGTCGGCGTAGGCCACGCACACCGAGTGGTCGCGGTCGGTGCCGCCCTCGGCGGCGACCAGCATCCAGCCTCCGCCGGGCCGCGGGAACAGGTGCGGCCCCTCGGCCCACCCGGCGCCCTCGAGCGCGCCATGCCAGATCAGGTGCTCGTCGCCGATGACCGCGAAGGTCGCCGGGTCGAGTTCGCGCAGCCAGATGTCGGTCTGCCCCGGCCAGAGCCCGGGCGATGCGAGTCGGTTGCCGCACAGCCACACGCGGTCGTCGTCGAATACGAGCGACGGGTCGATGCCCTCGAGCCCGTCGAACCAGATCGGGTCGCTCCACGGGCCGGCGGGGTCGTCGGCGGTGACGAGGAAGTGCCCGGCGCGCGGCCACCCGCCCTCGGGCGGCGCGGCCTGGTGCGGCGCGGGCACCACGACGGTGCACACGACGAAGAATCGGCCGTCGTGGTGCCGGATGGTCGGCGCGTACAGCCCCTTCGAGCCCGGCAGCCCGGCGAGGTCGAGCTGCCCCTCGCGGTGGATGGCGTGGCCGATCTGCTGCCAGTCGACGAGGTTCGTCGACCGGTGGATCGGCAGCCCCGGCAGGTACTCGAACGTCGAGGTCACCAGGAAGTACTCGTCGCCGACCCGGCAGATGCTGGGGTCGGGGTGGCACCCCGGCAGGATCGGGTTGCGGTAGCGGCCGGTCGGCGCGGGTCGAGTCATCCGTCTCACCTTCGAAGCGTCGCCCGCCGCCGCTCGCCTTGCTTCCTCGCGCTCGACGTGGCAGGTTAACGTTTACATGCGAGGTAAACGTTATCATCAGCGCACTGGTGCGCAAGCGGGTGCGAGTGCGTCGGCGGCGACCCGGGGAGCGGATGCCTCGGGCTCACGGCCGGGGCCGCCCCGTCGAGCCGCGCACCTGCAACTGCGCGCCGAGCTCGCGATGCAGTTCGAGCGCGGCGACGGTCGCAGCCTCCGCATCGCCGTCGGCGCCCTCGACGCCCGAAGCGGCACCCCTCGCCGCGGCGCCGCGCGAAGCCGCGCCGTCGATGCGCTCGATGAGCAGCTCGACCGCGGTCTCGCCGACCTCGCGCAGGTCGGCTCCGACGCTCGTGAGGTGCGGCGCCGACAGCTCGGCCACGTAGGTGTTGTCGAAGCCGACCAGGCTCACGTCGTCGGGCACGCGCACGCCCAGTTCGGCCCAG
Proteins encoded in this window:
- a CDS encoding glycoside hydrolase family 43 protein, which encodes MTRPAPTGRYRNPILPGCHPDPSICRVGDEYFLVTSTFEYLPGLPIHRSTNLVDWQQIGHAIHREGQLDLAGLPGSKGLYAPTIRHHDGRFFVVCTVVVPAPHQAAPPEGGWPRAGHFLVTADDPAGPWSDPIWFDGLEGIDPSLVFDDDRVWLCGNRLASPGLWPGQTDIWLRELDPATFAVIGDEHLIWHGALEGAGWAEGPHLFPRPGGGWMLVAAEGGTDRDHSVCVAYADEITGPYTGDPGNPRLSHRDLGDRAPIANVGHADLVDDGAGRTWATVLGTQLLIDDQGGGVNGLLGRQTHLVPVDWEGGRPLFAPGVGRVQLEVEVDGVPDQAPWPTELVDDFDAADLDLAWTGVGMLPTAFAALGERPSNVRLRATPAGPSDLEPFAFLGRRLPDHRVDVTVVLELGGAGRTSRSRAGLLLRTSERAHLELAVDHNGVAIATLVDEGVPTIVGTLTGVPSGAIALEARIDGLHAELLVAGRPLGEVDLSSLATGRTSRFVGTWVGPFAVGDGWADVDRVELRIRR